In one window of Bdellovibrio bacteriovorus W DNA:
- a CDS encoding FKBP-type peptidyl-prolyl cis-trans isomerase (COG1047 FKBP-type peptidyl-prolyl cis-trans isomerases 2), with product MRRVLAFNYVLKGPDGNVLDASEQGQPLPFLEGAGQILPKLEEELIGLNEGDKRNVKLAAADAYGEVRDNMFMEVPKEELAHLPQLEVGAHLRLELSGGAHIVRVAKMTDTHVTLDGNHPLAGQPLEFDIEMVLIRPATQEELSHGHPHGLHGNQGH from the coding sequence TTTAACTATGTTTTAAAAGGTCCTGATGGAAATGTATTGGATGCATCTGAGCAAGGGCAGCCACTTCCATTTCTTGAAGGCGCTGGTCAGATTTTACCAAAGCTTGAAGAAGAACTTATCGGACTTAACGAAGGTGATAAGAGAAATGTGAAACTTGCTGCAGCGGATGCTTACGGCGAAGTTCGCGACAATATGTTTATGGAAGTTCCGAAAGAAGAACTTGCTCACCTTCCACAACTTGAAGTGGGTGCTCATCTTCGTCTTGAGTTGAGTGGTGGCGCACACATCGTTCGTGTTGCTAAAATGACAGACACGCATGTGACATTGGATGGAAATCATCCTCTTGCAGGACAACCTCTAGAGTTCGATATTGAAATGGTTTTGATTCGCCCAGCGACTCAAGAAGAACTTTCTCACGGACATCCTCACGGTCTTCACGGAAATCAAGGACACTAA
- a CDS encoding putative nucleotide-binding protein (COG1666 Uncharacterized protein conserved in bacteria), whose protein sequence is MPSFDIVSELDLQEVDNAINQARKEVEGRYDFKGSKAEIQWDKKEIILVAEDDYKVETMGGILQTKLHRRGIDIKAVKFEKMEEAGGRLLRQKVTMVQGLEKEVAKDIIKFIKDSKLKVQPAIADDKIKVTSKSIDELQACISLVRGGTFPVPLQFNNMRS, encoded by the coding sequence ATGCCATCATTTGATATTGTTTCTGAGTTGGATTTGCAGGAAGTGGATAATGCCATCAATCAAGCTCGTAAAGAGGTTGAGGGGCGCTATGACTTTAAGGGCAGCAAGGCTGAGATTCAGTGGGATAAAAAAGAAATCATCTTGGTGGCTGAAGACGACTACAAAGTCGAGACCATGGGGGGGATTTTGCAAACCAAATTGCACCGCCGTGGGATTGACATTAAGGCTGTGAAATTTGAAAAAATGGAAGAAGCTGGTGGTCGTTTGTTACGCCAAAAAGTGACCATGGTTCAAGGTCTTGAAAAAGAAGTAGCTAAGGATATTATTAAATTCATTAAGGATTCTAAGCTTAAAGTACAGCCGGCGATTGCGGACGACAAGATTAAAGTCACGTCCAAAAGTATTGATGAGTTACAAGCTTGTATCAGTTTGGTTCGAGGCGGGACTTTCCCAGTACCGTTACAATTTAATAATATGAGATCGTAA
- a CDS encoding RNA-binding protein (COG0724 RNA-binding proteins (RRM domain)), protein MAKKLYVGNLPYSVDDEALHQHFAQFGSVDSAKVIMDRDTGRSKGFGFVEMADDSAADDAIERANGYELNGRAINVSEARPQAPREGGGPRRGGFGGGGDRGPRRNFGGPRGNRD, encoded by the coding sequence GTGGCTAAAAAATTATACGTAGGGAACTTACCCTACTCAGTAGATGACGAGGCATTACACCAACACTTTGCGCAGTTCGGCTCTGTTGATTCTGCAAAAGTGATCATGGATCGCGACACAGGTCGTTCAAAAGGTTTCGGCTTTGTTGAAATGGCTGACGACTCTGCAGCAGACGATGCTATCGAGCGCGCAAACGGTTACGAACTAAACGGAAGAGCAATCAACGTTTCTGAAGCTCGCCCACAAGCACCTCGCGAAGGCGGTGGCCCTCGTCGTGGTGGTTTCGGTGGCGGTGGTGACCGTGGTCCTCGCCGTAATTTCGGTGGACCTCGCGGTAATCGCGACTAA
- a CDS encoding lipase/acylhydrolase domain-containing protein (COG2755 Lysophospholipase L1 and related esterases) produces MRPFLFFLSIIFVSSLSFAQKKLIVLGDSLTEGYGVAKEAAYPALLEKKLHESGKKEWTVINAGVSGSTSASALSRMKWLFKNKPDVVLLALGANDGLRGLDVDASEKNLNAAIEYASKEKVRVILAGLYMPPNYGKAYTDKFKNMYESLAKKHKLTFIPFILDKVGGDPKYNLPDGIHPNEAGHKIISENVFKAIGAEL; encoded by the coding sequence ATGAGACCTTTTTTATTTTTCCTCTCTATTATTTTCGTATCATCACTCTCATTCGCGCAAAAAAAATTAATTGTTTTGGGTGACTCACTCACGGAAGGTTATGGCGTTGCCAAAGAAGCAGCGTACCCTGCGCTTCTTGAAAAAAAACTGCACGAGTCCGGAAAAAAAGAATGGACTGTGATCAATGCAGGGGTCAGTGGGTCAACCTCGGCTTCGGCACTCTCGCGAATGAAGTGGCTTTTTAAAAACAAACCCGACGTGGTCTTACTTGCTTTAGGCGCCAACGATGGCCTGCGGGGACTTGATGTAGATGCCAGTGAGAAGAACTTGAATGCCGCTATCGAGTACGCAAGCAAAGAAAAAGTGCGCGTGATTTTAGCGGGCCTTTATATGCCGCCGAACTATGGCAAAGCTTATACGGACAAATTTAAAAATATGTATGAGAGCCTTGCGAAGAAGCACAAGCTTACCTTTATTCCTTTCATCCTCGACAAAGTCGGTGGAGATCCAAAGTATAATTTGCCAGACGGTATTCATCCCAATGAAGCCGGTCATAAAATTATTTCAGAAAATGTTTTCAAAGCTATCGGAGCCGAGTTGTGA
- a CDS encoding ABC-type transporter, ATP-binding protein (COG4181 Predicted ABC-type transport system involved in lysophospholipase L1 biosynthesis, ATPase component): MSLNIKDVKKSFLQGESSIDVLRGLQADIKTGEVVSIVGQSGSGKSTLLSILAGLERADSGSIVVDSVEMTNLSEQAMTGFRAQNIAIVFQQYHLISHLTALENVALALEILKIDDATKKAEEALTRMQLGHRLHHFPSQLSGGECQRVAIARALVVKPKILLADEPSGNLDIKTGEHVMDVFFDVVKDSGITTILVTHSEALAERCQRKLRLEDGQLKEY; this comes from the coding sequence GTGAGTTTGAATATTAAAGACGTCAAAAAAAGTTTTCTTCAAGGGGAGTCGTCTATTGACGTCTTAAGAGGTTTGCAAGCGGACATTAAAACCGGTGAAGTGGTGTCTATTGTGGGTCAGTCTGGTAGCGGAAAATCTACTTTGCTCTCTATCCTAGCAGGGCTTGAAAGAGCCGATAGTGGAAGTATTGTTGTGGATTCCGTGGAAATGACAAACCTATCAGAACAGGCAATGACTGGGTTTCGCGCACAAAATATCGCCATCGTCTTTCAACAGTATCACTTGATCTCCCATCTAACAGCTTTAGAAAACGTGGCTCTGGCTTTAGAGATTTTAAAAATTGACGACGCTACTAAAAAAGCGGAAGAGGCTCTCACTCGTATGCAGTTGGGGCATCGTCTGCATCACTTTCCCAGTCAGTTGAGCGGGGGAGAGTGTCAGCGCGTCGCCATTGCCCGCGCACTTGTAGTAAAACCTAAAATTCTATTAGCTGATGAGCCCAGTGGAAACTTAGATATTAAAACGGGCGAGCACGTGATGGATGTCTTCTTTGATGTGGTGAAGGATTCGGGGATCACGACTATTCTTGTGACTCACAGTGAAGCTTTGGCAGAGCGCTGCCAAAGAAAACTGCGTCTTGAAGACGGTCAGTTAAAGGAATACTAA
- a CDS encoding ABC-type transport system, permease component (COG3127 Predicted ABC-type transport system involved in lysophospholipase L1 biosynthesis, permease component), producing the protein MILKLALRELFRSWRFGLFFIFNLSLGLTGFVTLEAFNSALKQQIEINAKEILSADLGVTARRELSEDELKKIKSLLPSDSQETKIYEFFAMMSGKDQSRLIMLKGIDAAYPFYGMLQFESGATLTPQSESPLIGSHKVWIYPELKSQMGLEVGDKVQIGQLHLEVSEIVERDLTQSFRALALAPRVYVDRALLPESGLIQYGSTFSLMHAFKLPLSSEKDEELRAKILAEIKDPAVNVVTPQSAGEASSRQLGYLADYLGLVAMVSLFMSSLGAAYIYRLFITRRMKEIAILKTLGLQSIEAVGVYVLQASLLGFFALVPTVLFSSLLLPALSRLLSSFTPFELIPTITTSSVLIGLVMAVLGSFVVSLPFLWKIFGLKTAKLFSEEKFSEGFGKTQWWAFLPLVVLFYGLSVYQAHSFKIGTIFVLAMIAVSLGMLVLGWLVVKSSAWIKPRQWEYRFSFLSLSRRAGSSLSVFVALGLGALLINILPQLKNSLQAEFQLESASKVPSLFMFDIQDEQIEPLEKVLSEKNVKALRISPMVRARILKINDQDFERVTGNTGFKTREEEQDARTRNRGVNLSYGPLSSSERVVQGKGFSGVYVDDGKTLPEVSLESQFAKRMGLKIGDTLTFDIQGIEIQGKVVNLRKIKWTSFEPNFFVTIQEGVIEEAPKTFIAAIPALAEEDRRGLQNAVAKSLPNISIIDVARTVDDTLKTAEKMSWSLELMAGLTLLTGYIVLFSIVRSQIRMRRWELNMLKILGTTRGALTGFILSEFGYLAFSAAICGVGLSFFVSFALSVFVFQSGFSMSLWAPILSVVFITGLSLIISLLASLDIVNESALKILRGES; encoded by the coding sequence ATGATTTTGAAGCTTGCTCTTCGCGAACTTTTTAGAAGTTGGCGCTTTGGATTGTTTTTTATTTTTAATTTAAGCTTAGGCTTAACGGGTTTTGTCACTCTTGAGGCTTTCAATAGTGCTTTAAAACAGCAGATTGAAATCAATGCGAAAGAGATTCTTTCGGCAGACTTGGGTGTAACGGCAAGGCGCGAGTTGAGTGAAGACGAGCTTAAGAAAATTAAATCTCTCTTACCTTCAGACTCTCAAGAGACAAAGATTTACGAGTTCTTTGCGATGATGTCGGGAAAAGATCAGTCTCGACTCATTATGCTTAAGGGGATTGATGCGGCTTATCCATTTTACGGGATGCTGCAGTTTGAATCGGGCGCGACTCTTACGCCCCAATCAGAGAGTCCACTTATTGGCTCCCATAAGGTTTGGATTTATCCAGAGTTGAAATCTCAAATGGGGCTCGAGGTTGGTGATAAAGTTCAAATCGGACAACTTCATTTAGAGGTCTCTGAAATTGTAGAGCGTGATCTCACACAGTCCTTCAGAGCCCTTGCGCTGGCTCCACGCGTGTACGTGGATCGCGCGCTATTGCCAGAGTCGGGACTGATTCAGTATGGTTCGACTTTTTCTTTAATGCATGCTTTTAAGCTTCCTTTAAGCTCTGAAAAAGATGAAGAGCTGCGCGCGAAGATCCTAGCAGAAATCAAAGATCCTGCTGTGAACGTGGTAACACCTCAGTCCGCGGGAGAGGCCTCCAGTCGGCAGCTAGGTTACTTAGCAGACTATCTGGGGCTTGTTGCTATGGTGTCATTATTCATGTCATCTTTGGGGGCGGCTTACATCTATCGACTCTTTATCACTCGTCGTATGAAAGAAATTGCGATCCTAAAAACTTTGGGACTGCAAAGTATTGAAGCCGTCGGTGTGTACGTGCTTCAAGCATCTTTACTGGGATTTTTTGCCCTTGTTCCGACGGTGCTCTTTAGTTCTTTATTATTGCCAGCACTGAGTCGCTTGCTTTCAAGTTTTACGCCATTTGAATTGATTCCAACAATCACCACTTCTTCCGTCTTGATTGGTTTGGTGATGGCTGTCTTAGGAAGCTTCGTCGTGAGCTTACCGTTTCTCTGGAAGATCTTTGGTTTAAAAACGGCAAAACTTTTTAGCGAAGAAAAGTTCTCGGAAGGGTTTGGAAAAACTCAGTGGTGGGCCTTCTTGCCTCTGGTGGTTTTATTCTATGGCCTTTCCGTTTATCAAGCTCACTCCTTTAAAATCGGCACGATCTTCGTTCTTGCTATGATCGCAGTTTCTTTAGGAATGCTTGTGTTGGGATGGCTGGTGGTAAAATCCTCAGCGTGGATTAAACCTCGTCAGTGGGAGTATCGCTTCAGTTTCTTAAGCCTATCGCGAAGAGCTGGCTCCAGCCTTTCAGTGTTCGTAGCTTTGGGTCTTGGGGCATTGCTTATTAATATTTTGCCTCAACTAAAAAATTCTTTGCAGGCAGAGTTTCAATTAGAAAGTGCCAGCAAGGTCCCTTCGCTATTTATGTTTGATATTCAAGATGAGCAGATTGAGCCTCTTGAAAAAGTTTTATCCGAAAAGAACGTAAAGGCTTTACGAATTTCCCCAATGGTTCGCGCAAGAATCTTAAAAATCAACGATCAAGACTTTGAAAGAGTCACTGGCAATACGGGCTTTAAAACTCGCGAAGAGGAACAAGATGCGCGTACACGAAATCGTGGAGTGAATCTTTCTTATGGTCCTTTAAGTTCCTCTGAAAGAGTGGTTCAAGGGAAAGGGTTTAGTGGAGTCTATGTTGATGATGGTAAAACTCTGCCGGAAGTTTCATTAGAGTCTCAATTTGCAAAGCGTATGGGTCTTAAGATCGGGGACACCCTGACGTTTGATATTCAGGGGATTGAGATTCAAGGCAAGGTCGTTAATTTGAGAAAAATCAAATGGACAAGCTTTGAGCCTAATTTCTTTGTGACCATCCAAGAAGGGGTTATTGAAGAAGCGCCTAAGACATTCATCGCTGCTATTCCGGCCTTGGCTGAAGAGGATCGCAGGGGCTTGCAAAATGCAGTGGCAAAGTCGTTACCAAATATTTCAATCATCGACGTAGCTCGCACCGTGGATGACACGCTTAAGACAGCAGAAAAGATGAGCTGGTCATTGGAATTGATGGCGGGTTTGACCTTACTGACAGGTTATATCGTTTTATTCTCGATTGTGCGCTCGCAGATTCGTATGCGTCGCTGGGAATTGAATATGTTGAAAATCCTGGGGACAACTCGAGGGGCTCTGACTGGTTTTATTTTAAGTGAATTTGGCTACTTGGCGTTCTCGGCAGCGATTTGTGGAGTGGGCTTAAGTTTCTTTGTGAGCTTTGCTCTGAGCGTATTTGTCTTTCAGAGTGGGTTTAGTATGAGTCTATGGGCTCCTATTTTATCTGTGGTCTTTATTACGGGCCTAAGTTTGATAATTTCCTTGCTTGCGAGTTTGGATATCGTTAATGAAAGTGCATTAAAGATCTTGCGCGGAGAAAGTTAA
- a CDS encoding putative Sua5-like translation factor (COG0009 Putative translation factor (SUA5)), which translates to MIGQSIEIATQKLAQGEVVGMPTETVYGLAARIDIPSAVEKIFSTKERPFFDPLIVHVHSIEQAQKLTLPWGKITQSLAKKFWPGPLTMVLPKSDKVSDMITSGLTSVGVRMPAHPIALELLRSVNVPLAAPSANKFGKTSPTSAEHVQAEFQKEDVYILEGADCEIGIESTVLLVKESGAKSELSILRAGHVLQSEIEDHLRSEGLAFEFLTKVDKKESPGHLKHHYMPAIPLVIVNSCREEPEIIEIVNQRLQDLPDIVEDVKIVKPQNGVKTFSELRLSKDPVVAARELYGKMRTVAEEGNDFIVFFKNDLHEGERWSAIFDRLNKAASLII; encoded by the coding sequence ATGATTGGCCAAAGTATTGAGATAGCGACTCAGAAGTTAGCCCAAGGAGAAGTCGTGGGGATGCCCACAGAGACTGTCTATGGCTTGGCTGCGCGCATTGATATTCCGAGTGCCGTAGAGAAGATTTTCTCTACCAAGGAGCGTCCTTTTTTCGATCCTCTTATTGTGCATGTTCACTCAATCGAACAAGCACAAAAACTAACGCTTCCTTGGGGTAAGATCACTCAGAGTTTAGCTAAGAAGTTTTGGCCCGGTCCTTTGACGATGGTTCTTCCGAAGTCCGACAAGGTCAGTGATATGATCACCTCTGGATTGACGAGTGTGGGTGTGCGTATGCCCGCGCATCCTATTGCATTGGAACTTTTGCGCTCAGTAAACGTTCCTTTAGCGGCACCGAGTGCGAATAAATTTGGAAAAACTTCTCCAACTTCGGCAGAACATGTTCAGGCGGAGTTCCAAAAAGAAGATGTGTATATTTTAGAAGGTGCCGATTGTGAGATCGGTATTGAATCCACAGTGTTATTGGTCAAAGAGTCGGGCGCAAAGTCTGAACTTTCAATTTTGCGTGCAGGTCATGTTCTGCAATCAGAAATTGAGGATCATTTAAGATCAGAAGGACTCGCTTTTGAGTTTTTAACGAAGGTGGATAAGAAAGAGTCCCCTGGGCATTTAAAGCATCACTATATGCCGGCGATTCCCTTGGTTATCGTAAACTCTTGTCGTGAAGAGCCTGAGATCATTGAAATCGTGAATCAGCGTCTGCAAGACCTTCCGGATATTGTGGAAGATGTGAAGATTGTAAAACCGCAAAATGGTGTAAAGACATTTTCTGAGCTGAGATTGTCGAAAGATCCCGTTGTGGCCGCGCGTGAACTCTACGGAAAAATGCGTACTGTGGCCGAAGAGGGGAATGACTTCATCGTCTTTTTTAAAAATGATCTTCACGAGGGTGAGCGTTGGAGTGCTATTTTCGATCGCTTGAATAAAGCAGCCTCTCTTATCATCTAA
- a CDS encoding phosphoenolpyruvate carboxylase (COG2352 Phosphoenolpyruvate carboxylase) — protein sequence MDYLPKELTELVDWSVTNLGLVIRSEVGDELFRRIESIRRFVKTKEGQTAEGLLELKSDLAKLNDENLLEMAHSFSLMLELINACESAYRVWRIRAEQGEELSFAGHGRLIHVLTAHPTESRNPHILPILENIQNLLIRRLTKPLQSQGKELFLLIKMAWLLPLSKQKRPSVMDEAEYIYSLSLKPELIDLYLQYAKSYQSFYLRTWVGGDKDGHPGVDETTLAGSLSMSRGFLLEWLSIKIQAEKKSLKPLESHQQAKQRAQKFQKELRDLETQLRNLKEVGVNDIKKVFRIKDRIGKMQEDFVKEFGASSPFLSSVMMLLKIFPGLVVPIELREESALVHEAVEKPLSKLAISRMLRYVKSISAGEYPRFYVRSLILSQCESANDMAAGVTLVQKVFKADLLPVVPLFESAHSLNMSDKIIEEFLASKKRLEIVKKSWLGNLEVMVGYSDSAKENGAFPSRYFVYKALHKLSSVICSYKMTPIFFHGSGGSIERGGGSVRQQTDWWPLSAMKTVKVTVQGEMIYRNYASPEILMRQMDRFAESRDRLLSQDKEKRNGDEEVLQKMADFIKDMYRKTVHDESFLNMVELATPYSFLSNLKTGSRPAKRQDSVTVEGLRAIPWVLCWTQTRTLFPTWWGVGSYWISCSEAAKGDLKKAFSSSALFSSYIRVLSFTLKKVELEIFDLYLKSSSLAPEKVQEFSELFRKEYQKCLTAVREITGEEDLLWYRQWLGTSIELRSPLIHPLNIMQLIALERDEVKLLRESATGIASGMLTTG from the coding sequence ATGGATTATCTACCTAAAGAACTTACAGAACTTGTCGATTGGTCCGTTACAAATTTAGGCCTCGTGATTCGCTCCGAAGTAGGGGACGAACTCTTTCGTCGGATCGAAAGTATTCGCCGCTTTGTTAAAACCAAAGAAGGTCAAACGGCCGAAGGGCTGCTGGAACTAAAAAGCGACCTTGCGAAATTAAACGATGAGAATCTTTTAGAGATGGCTCATTCCTTTTCTTTGATGCTGGAATTAATCAACGCCTGTGAATCTGCGTATCGAGTCTGGCGCATTCGCGCTGAGCAAGGGGAAGAGCTATCCTTTGCAGGCCATGGTCGTTTGATTCATGTGTTAACAGCACACCCTACCGAATCCAGAAATCCCCACATCCTGCCGATTCTTGAAAATATTCAAAATCTTTTGATCCGCCGATTGACGAAACCGTTGCAGTCACAGGGGAAAGAGCTTTTTTTACTTATTAAGATGGCGTGGCTCTTGCCTTTATCAAAGCAGAAGCGTCCTTCGGTTATGGATGAGGCAGAGTACATTTATTCTCTTTCGTTAAAGCCAGAGTTGATTGATCTTTATTTGCAGTATGCAAAGTCTTATCAGTCTTTCTATTTAAGAACTTGGGTAGGTGGGGATAAGGATGGTCACCCTGGGGTGGATGAAACTACTTTGGCCGGAAGTCTTTCGATGTCTCGTGGTTTTTTACTAGAGTGGCTATCAATAAAGATTCAGGCCGAAAAAAAATCATTAAAACCTTTGGAGTCTCATCAGCAGGCTAAGCAAAGGGCGCAGAAATTTCAAAAAGAACTAAGAGATTTGGAAACTCAACTGCGCAACCTTAAAGAAGTCGGCGTGAATGATATTAAAAAGGTCTTTCGCATTAAGGATCGAATCGGAAAAATGCAGGAAGACTTCGTGAAAGAATTTGGAGCGAGTTCACCTTTTCTTTCTTCGGTGATGATGTTGCTAAAAATATTTCCGGGTCTTGTTGTGCCCATTGAGCTGAGAGAGGAAAGTGCCCTCGTACATGAAGCTGTAGAAAAGCCTCTTTCGAAATTAGCGATCAGTCGTATGCTTCGGTATGTAAAGAGCATATCCGCTGGGGAGTATCCTCGGTTTTATGTGCGCAGTTTAATTCTTAGTCAGTGTGAATCCGCGAACGATATGGCTGCGGGTGTGACTTTGGTGCAAAAAGTTTTTAAAGCCGATCTTTTGCCGGTGGTGCCTCTTTTTGAAAGTGCTCACTCCTTGAATATGTCGGATAAAATTATCGAGGAATTTCTAGCAAGCAAGAAGCGCCTTGAAATAGTGAAGAAGAGTTGGCTTGGAAATCTGGAAGTGATGGTGGGGTATTCGGATTCTGCCAAAGAAAATGGAGCTTTTCCTTCTCGCTATTTCGTTTACAAAGCATTGCACAAACTCAGCTCGGTTATTTGTTCTTATAAGATGACGCCGATATTTTTTCACGGTTCTGGAGGCAGTATTGAAAGAGGCGGCGGCTCTGTTCGGCAGCAGACGGATTGGTGGCCACTTTCTGCCATGAAAACGGTGAAGGTAACGGTGCAGGGAGAAATGATCTACCGCAATTACGCAAGTCCCGAGATTTTAATGCGACAGATGGATCGCTTTGCCGAATCGCGAGATCGCCTGCTTTCTCAAGATAAAGAAAAAAGAAATGGCGATGAAGAGGTTTTGCAAAAGATGGCAGACTTCATCAAAGATATGTATCGCAAAACCGTTCACGATGAGAGTTTTTTAAACATGGTGGAACTGGCTACGCCTTACTCTTTCCTCTCAAATTTAAAGACAGGATCGCGCCCAGCAAAAAGGCAGGACTCTGTAACTGTTGAAGGACTGCGAGCGATTCCTTGGGTGCTCTGCTGGACTCAGACGCGCACTCTTTTTCCAACCTGGTGGGGAGTGGGAAGCTATTGGATATCATGCTCCGAAGCTGCGAAGGGAGATCTGAAGAAAGCTTTTTCAAGCTCGGCACTTTTTAGTTCTTATATTCGGGTCCTTTCGTTCACCCTCAAAAAAGTAGAGTTAGAGATTTTTGATCTCTATTTGAAGTCATCTTCTTTAGCTCCGGAAAAGGTGCAAGAATTCAGTGAGCTCTTTAGGAAAGAGTATCAAAAGTGTCTCACGGCCGTTCGTGAGATCACCGGAGAAGAAGATCTCCTTTGGTACCGTCAGTGGCTCGGCACTAGCATTGAGCTCCGAAGCCCTTTGATTCACCCGCTTAATATTATGCAGCTGATTGCGCTCGAGCGTGATGAGGTGAAGCTTTTGCGAGAGTCCGCAACAGGCATCGCAAGTGGTATGCTGACCACTGGCTAG
- a CDS encoding acyltransferase (COG0204 1-acyl-sn-glycerol-3-phosphate acyltransferase), with product MALFVGVIAVYLLWSYLCHLFLRNPNRRLRVFSKNTQFFAKILIFVLRLKLEIKNKKNISGGYLLVSNHMGFLDILCLATSQPLVFVTSTEMRSTPFLGLLTELGGCIFVERRSRTKILSELQTIANVLQEGHTVVLYPEARSSNGEQVLPFKKTLMMAAAQAGVPLQPVVINYREINGKPFTKETRDSVCWYDDVPFAKSMWLTLSAASIHAEIEFLDTLHPKPADDRGLVADQAYSMISGKFVPAT from the coding sequence TTGGCGCTATTTGTAGGAGTGATTGCAGTCTATTTGCTGTGGTCTTACCTTTGTCATTTGTTTTTGAGAAATCCTAATCGTCGTCTTCGCGTATTTTCTAAAAACACTCAGTTCTTTGCCAAGATTTTAATTTTTGTGCTGCGATTAAAACTGGAGATTAAAAATAAAAAGAATATTTCTGGTGGTTACCTTTTAGTAAGTAATCACATGGGTTTCTTAGACATCCTTTGTCTGGCAACTTCGCAGCCCTTGGTGTTTGTTACTTCCACCGAGATGCGTTCGACTCCTTTCTTGGGGTTGTTGACGGAACTTGGTGGATGTATTTTTGTAGAACGTCGCAGCCGTACAAAGATTCTTTCAGAACTGCAAACGATCGCGAACGTTTTGCAAGAGGGGCACACCGTGGTTCTCTATCCAGAGGCGCGGTCCTCTAATGGCGAACAAGTCCTGCCATTTAAAAAGACCTTGATGATGGCTGCGGCTCAAGCCGGAGTTCCTCTTCAGCCCGTGGTAATCAACTATCGTGAAATCAACGGTAAACCTTTTACAAAAGAAACTCGGGATTCGGTTTGCTGGTATGATGACGTTCCTTTTGCAAAATCGATGTGGCTTACGTTGAGTGCCGCTTCCATTCATGCAGAAATTGAGTTCCTAGACACTCTTCATCCAAAACCAGCAGATGATCGTGGGCTAGTTGCAGATCAGGCTTATTCCATGATCTCAGGAAAGTTTGTTCCGGCGACCTAA
- a CDS encoding DNA polymerase IV (COG0389 Nucleotidyltransferase/DNA polymerase involved in DNA repair): protein MDCFYAAVEVKYNPSLKGKPLGIGGPPNSRSVLCTASYEARKYGVRAAMPSSQAVRLCPSLILVPPQFNLYKKESQKVREIFQRFTNKIQPLSLDEAYLDVTDCTDFGGSATLIAQEIRRLIFVETGLTASAGVAPNKFLAKIASDWKKPNGQFVIRPQDIKSFMVDLPVDKIFGVGKVTAQKMYDLGIKTCGDLQKFTVFELHQFFGSRAQELHDYSYGIDERDVITEWERKSLTVESTFDKDLMSLEECQQELFPIYEDFLRRLKKDDSIDRVRGIVVKLKFFDFKQTTHERVFKGLPSLSEFESLLENAYLRRQTPVRLIGLGVRLGSEVEELENSPQLQFAI from the coding sequence ATGGACTGCTTTTATGCGGCTGTGGAGGTAAAATACAATCCAAGTTTAAAGGGAAAACCTTTAGGCATTGGTGGGCCTCCAAATTCTCGCTCAGTACTTTGTACGGCAAGTTATGAAGCTCGCAAGTACGGAGTGAGAGCTGCGATGCCATCCTCTCAAGCCGTTCGTCTTTGTCCCTCTTTAATTTTGGTACCGCCTCAATTCAACTTATATAAAAAAGAAAGCCAGAAAGTGCGTGAAATCTTTCAGAGATTCACAAACAAGATCCAGCCTCTGTCTTTAGATGAGGCCTATTTGGATGTGACTGATTGCACGGACTTCGGCGGAAGCGCAACTTTAATTGCTCAAGAAATTCGACGTTTGATTTTTGTAGAGACGGGGCTAACGGCTTCTGCTGGGGTGGCGCCTAATAAGTTTCTCGCTAAAATCGCGAGTGATTGGAAAAAGCCGAACGGTCAGTTTGTGATTCGTCCACAGGATATCAAATCTTTCATGGTGGATTTGCCGGTCGATAAGATTTTCGGTGTGGGGAAAGTAACAGCGCAGAAAATGTATGATCTAGGCATTAAAACCTGCGGGGATTTGCAAAAGTTTACTGTTTTTGAGTTGCACCAGTTTTTTGGATCTCGGGCGCAGGAACTCCATGATTACTCTTATGGTATTGATGAGCGAGATGTCATTACGGAGTGGGAAAGAAAATCTCTCACCGTCGAGTCGACGTTTGATAAGGACTTGATGAGTTTGGAAGAGTGTCAGCAAGAGTTGTTTCCGATCTATGAGGATTTTTTACGCCGACTTAAGAAAGATGACTCCATTGATCGCGTTCGAGGCATCGTCGTTAAGTTAAAATTTTTTGATTTTAAGCAAACCACTCATGAAAGGGTCTTCAAAGGACTTCCATCTTTAAGCGAGTTTGAAAGTCTCTTAGAAAATGCCTACTTACGAAGACAGACTCCCGTTCGCTTGATAGGACTTGGAGTCAGGTTGGGCTCCGAAGTTGAGGAGCTTGAGAATTCGCCACAGCTACAATTTGCGATATAG